Genomic DNA from Ananas comosus cultivar F153 unplaced genomic scaffold, ASM154086v1, whole genome shotgun sequence:
CTCTTGAAAAGATTCAGCCTTCTGTTAACAATGATGGAGGAACCGATGATTCAGTTAAAAAGATTCAAGGTACAATCTTCATTTCATATCACACTCACATTGGTAAATTAATGTCTTCCTTAATTACAGcttgttctttttgttttttctttccccTGTAATAGATGAGCTTGATTCCCTTACTTCCATATTAAAGCAGTTGACACTACATAGGAGACAGGCATTAAATGACTATTTAGACTTGAAAGGTAATATATTTATCCTGAATTAAACCATTTTCACTGCATGCTCGTTTTTTCTAATGACAAATTTACTTAGGCTAATGGAACTTCCATACAATATTCAGGGAATATTCGAGTGTTTTGCCGTATAAGACCCTCACCAACTGATGTAAATTATGCATATTACAAGCCACCCCTGTTCAATCTAGATTCAAGCAACGTTTCCCTAAGAGTTGCTGACAACAAGAGTAAGCAATACAGATTCGACAAGGTTTTCCACCCACATTCGACCCAAGGTATCAGAATCAACACAGAATAAGTCCAAATCATAATGGTCTCAAATTATGATTCAGCTAGAATTTAGTTTCAGAAACAACATGCTCATGAACTTTTGCTAATGAAAATTTACAGAAGAAGTCTTCTCTGAGATTGAACCAGTGATTAACTCTGCATTAGATGGGTACAATGTTTGTATTTTTGCCTACGGCCAGACGGGCACCGGTAAAACCTACACAATGGTAAGATTTACTACATGCAACATGGTTACTGCCATTTCTTTGATTAAACAGTACACTTCATaactaagaaagaaaataagcctctccaagaaagaacaaaagcctcttttttccaaaattaaataCTATTTGTTTATTACATGAATTAGGAAGGTCAGCCTGACAATCCGGGTGTTGTGCCACGAGGAATTAAAGCATTGTTGGAACGTGCAGCGGAGAGCAACTATAAATTTCTGTTCACTTTCAGTATGCTTGAAATATATATGGGCAATCTTCGAGATCTGCTTGCTCCAAACAGCAGGAAGAGAAGGGTTCAAAAGGCACCATGGTAGGCTTTTTCTACACTGAACTAGTAACATAGTTACAAAACTACTAATATTATTCAAGCCGAACTATGCAGTACTGAGCATAGGTGCACAACAAAGTAATACATTGATATTAACATCATTTGATTAATAGCTGAAACTGTGCGGTTTGTATTAGATGAAATACTATACTACTAAGCTTGATAAACTTTCGTATTTCACTGCAGAATTCCTTTCGCACCAGGCGATTGTGTCCAAAAAAGAAATCTATTTGGAACTTCTAGTGAGTAATGTCTAGGTCTTATGTTTCGATTATCCATACTGATGCTCCTAGACTGTCCAGAGTTTGCCTTTCTATCTGCAGAATCATCTGTACCCTTCAATTTTCGATCTGTTGAAATTGATCATGCTATTCCACAAAAAAATCATACAGACAATTTCACCGATATCTGTCATACACAacctttattattttcatctaaTCTGCCCTCAAGTTCTGGATGAGTTTATAATTGTCAGTTCTATTATCTGAAATCTGACAACAGAcgctttattatttatttatttaatgcttAAAATATGCACACCATTTTTTGTCCAACTGTGCCAAATTTTCATCAACACAAATTGAAAATACATCTTGTAGTTTCAATGTATGCATAAAAGAAATTATGTGATTATATCATTGTCTTTATCTCTACACAGTCTCTCAATCCAAATGAGTCCAGAGGGAGGCGTTGAAGTTGAAAATCTAGTTGTGATCAAGGTTAGTGATTTTCAGCAGGTGATACGATTATATGAGCTTGGTATGCGTTTTAGATCAACGGCTTCTACCATGGTGAATTCCATGTCAAGCAGATCCCACTGGTAAAGTTTCAAACCTGCTAACAAGGGCAAAATGTATGAATAATTCCTGTTTAATTCCGATATTTCTAGTTGATCCCGAAACCTTGCACTTAAAAACTTATCTCTGAACTTTCAAATATATTGCAAATTCATCCCTGACAGTTAAAAAAACTGACACCTGTTGACGTTTATTATAAAATGACCTTTTCAACTTTGTTTCaagttaaaatcaaataaaagaagttATTCTACATAAAAATGGTGCTTTTACAAGGaaaatatatttactttttGATGATCAAGGATGGAAGTGTAATAATTAAGAAAGTTCAGATGCTAGTgtgtttaaacaaaaaaaaacagtgcCAAGGCACAATATCAGAATAGCTACAGGGACTAGCGATGCATTCTACCCTATTTACAAAGTAATCTTTGGATGATGGGAACTTGTCttgtaatcttaaatttaaCCATTTTATGCATGGAACAGCTTGATCCGCATATCATTGACTTGCTTTAACGCACATGAAAGACGAAGAGAAACAAACAAACTATGGATGGTTGACCTAGGTGGAAGTGAACGTCTATTAAAGACCCAAGCAAGTGGAAGAAGGCTCCAAGAGGGAAAAGCTATAAATCTATCACTCTCAGCACTAGGAGATGTTATTGCCGCACTCCAAAGTAAAAAATCTCATGTGCCTTACAGGTAATATTAGCAAGAATAGTTACTAGGCCTTCCAATATGAAACCTGTTGTacaattatcaaatttgagctAAACTCTTTTCGCTTGGTTCTTTTCTGGACTCATATTTGTAGAAGAGAAGGTTACAAAGGTTAAAAAGTGGGCTAGTATTAAGAGGGGAGggggagaaaaaagagagaaaaaaagtgagGCTTTCTGAAAAGGGTCAATCTCTCTATTATACTCTGTTGCAGTCAAATCATGCATATATAAGACTAGTTTGTCTTCCATGACTAAATAGCTTCATCAGGCAGGTACTCAAATCTCCTGGCACCAAGTCAGATTAATATAAGCTGTTGCTTATTTTTACTATATTCTTATCTAAAGGACCAACTAAAGCTATACTAACCTGATAATATTCTGACACAAAAGAGTTTTCTTACTTCCTAAATGTGGTTAAGCACTGAGTTCAAGTTTTCCATATTTGACAGGAATAGCAAGCTAACACAAGTTCTCTGTGATTCCCTTGGTAAAtactattttgtttttcttaacAAACTCAATCTTCACAATAATTCTACATAGTCGGATAGGCTATGGTTCTAAAGTCTTTGCTCACCTTGTGAATACATGCCTACAGGATCTGATTCAAAAACATTGATGCTTGTCCATGTCAGCCCCAATGAAGAAGATTTGTGTGAGACCATTTGTTCCTTGGGTTTTGCAACACGGGTGAGAAGCATTCACCTGGAAAATGAAGAGTCAGAAGTAAGTTTTCAACATTTAAATATTGTATCAAGTTAACCATTGAGGTAGTTCAGCTACAAGTAAAACCTAAAGCAGTTCTAAGTTAAATGCACTAATACTAAATATTATCATTTAGAAGATACAATGTTGCTTAGTTGAATAACCTGCATTGCAGAGTGGCACAAAACATTTAGCTTCATTTACCAATAGCAATTCAGTAGTATCCTTTGTTATTGACACAAATGAGAGCTTTACGttattttaattgtaaaatGTGGTTGTGCTCTTTAGTACAATGCTAACATTTAGATATTTTGATAGGGAGAAAGAGCAAAGAGAGAACTCTCAATGGCGCAGATGGAACAGAAGGTGAAACAATTAGAGAGAGAATGTGAAGAAGTAAGAAGAAACATAAAGAAGCTCAAAGACAGACTCAAACATGTAAGAGGACCTATGAATCCGACTAACTCTAGTTTTGATGATTCATATCAATCCATTGAAGAGGTGCAGTATCCTGATGGAGCAATATCTTTCCAAAGTTCCAGAAACTTCTCAGAAGCTTCAGCTGGCTTGCCTAGATTTATGCGACCAACAATTTGTAGTCAACATAAAATAGGCCTAACCCATTACAATGCCTTTAATACAAGGAAGAAACCACCAATACCATCAAAGAAGAGGCCTTCCTCTGTTTATGCTGAATCCATTATCTCCCCTTCAAAGGGTGCTTGCTTCTCTGACTATAATTCTGAGTGTAGTATATCAGCAGTTAGCTTGAATTGGAAGGAGAGTGAAGAAAATGGAACTGAATCTAGTCAAGCCGGATCTGAGTACGAGATTAAACAAGTAATTTTCCCAGAACAGGAGAAATCACCAAGAACTACATTGACTTCTGATGATGATGAATGTATAAAAGAGTTAGCAAAAGTTCCGGCTAAGGATACCAGAGATAAGAAAAATTTGGGCATTGACGAATTGCTCAATCTAAAAGTTACAGAGAAGACTAGTACATATACTCGTCGAAGTAAAAGAGTTCTAGCTTTTGCATTTGACAAAGAGAACAAGGGAAGGGAGATTTGTAAGGCAGATATTCAACTTTGCAATCAGAGTATAAACTTAGAAGCGCCTAATGAGAAGAGTGAAAGTAACACCACGGAGAAAGTAAGCTTATATGGCACAGTGGAGCAATTCGGTGAATCAACGGAAATTGACCATCCTTCTAAAAACATGGTAGTGGGTAAATTTTACAATGGATTTGACGCTTCATCGAGTGAATTAACAGAGATCAAGAACCACCACAAAGAGGATTATGGTCAAGCAACCGAAGAGAACGAGTTAATAATGGAGTGCCAAAAAGAATATGTTGAGGGTACCAATAAAGTTGAAATTGGtagtgaatcaactaaaatacAAGCACAAAGTCCTGCACTTCAGGAAATGAACAGCTGTAAGGAAGAAACTCTTAACAGTTGCCAATCAAAAGAAGATGCTGAAAAATCTTGCTTACTTTCCGATCTACCAAAAGTTGATCAAAGAGAAACCTTTAATGGTGCAGAAGTAAGTATTACGAGATTCCAAGAAGAGGAACATGACATAGGTAATTTTCTAGCTACAACATCATTTCCAAGTTACATCAATAGAAAGAACAGTAGTTTCAAACTgtctttttaaacaaatattaaGGTTTTTGTTTATGGTCAAGTTAATCTGTTATAGATTTCTGATCTTTAAACAACTAGTCTAAATTGTCTTGTATTTTTCGTCTTTTCAGGAATATTTGAGTTTTTCATGCAGATTCTTCAGATATTATGGGTGCGTGCTCTTTTCGGACTGGGATTTCAAAGTCTTGGATTAAGTGATGACTTCTTTGACGGCTTAATGTTTTAAAGTAAGTTGAGTTCCATTTAACCAGGCGAGCACACATCCATGGGCAATATACCATACGTTGCCTTCATAAGTTGCAATTTGAGAGAAATAAGGTTTGTCTCAAGGTACATCAATTATTTAGTGTGTAAAAATGGttttattgtataaattatagcatccaatataaattatatagtcTCCCAGTGCAACAACATTTTTGCCAAAAGATTAGTTATCTTTCGTATCTTACATTTTCTTCATGTGTCCCCTCTTCCCTCCCTTCATTTTTGTGATTGTTTGGGTGGGCACTGGCAATTGAGAATCATGCATCTCTTCCAGTCTTCCTGTTTACAGTGAACTAAGTTTGTCCAAGTATACTATACCAGAACTGAAGTGCTTATATATATGCGTGCGCATGCGTGCTTGTGTGTTGGCGGGCAGGCCGGCCAGCCTGCATGTGCACATCAGAGCTTGACCTATGTCTTGACCCATCAAAATTAGACCATAGTTACTCCTATGGGGAATGCGAAACGACATATCTGACAATGTAGAGCAAGTTAGAAGGCTAAGAGGAAAGAAGAGACGTTCCCGGTTAATAAGGAGACAAGGGAGCAACTTCAAAGATTGTGCTAATAAGAGGGCAAAACTCACAAGTTCATATGGTCTAATGTACAGGCACAAGAATTGAGGATTGAATGTTGTTTTCAGAACTGTAGTTGGACGACTCAAATGCTGTCACAAACACATTGCGTATTACTCATTGAATTTGCAGCTTGTAGGGGCAGTCCAATCTCTCTGTTCCAAATAATTAGCAAAACTGAGTTGGAAACTATTTCCCCATCCTTATTCAAAGTCAAACGGCACTCCACAAATATTTGGGACGTAACCCGCCATCCTCAAGTGCCTACTTATATCACAGAGAACTTCAAATATCCTGTTCAAGCAAGGATGAGATCCATCTCTAGAAGTGAATTCATGAACCGCACCATCCAATTCAATAGAACTTGCTCCTGGCATAGTTTTTACTCCCCTGTCCTTCATCAACTTCCTAAGCTTCCGGACATCATCCCACCTCTCCTGTGCCGCATAAATATTTGATAGCAGGATATAATTCCCACTATTATGTGGCTCAAGTTCAATGAGATGCACTAAGGCTTTTTCTCCAAGACCAACATCACCATATATTCTAGAGGCAGCTAAAAGAGCTCCCCATATTGCTTCATTTGCTTCAAAAGGCATATTTTGAACTAAATCATAAGCCTCCTTAAGACAACCTGCACGGCCGAGAAGATCAACCATACATCCGTAATGCTCAATTTTAGGTTTAATCCTGTAACGTGATTTCATACAATCAAAATACCGATGACCCAAATTGGTCTTTCCAATATGGCTACAAGCAGATAGGATTGCTAAAAATGTGACATCATTTGGTTCAACATTTTCTCTCTCCATTCGATGAAACACTTCCAGAGCTTCCACTCCAAGCCCATTTAGTGCAAAACCCGCAATCATTGTACTCCAAGTTACGACGCTTCTGTTCTTCATCTTCTCAAAGACCTCCAATGCTCTTGCAATATCACCACACTTGGCATACATATCCATCAGTGCATTCATGAGAGGCACCGTCTTGTACAACCCGCGCTTGTTTATCAGGCTATGTATCCACTCCCCTAAATCGAGTGCACCCAAATCCGAACAAGCTGAGAGCACAGCCAACAAGGAAATCTCATCCGGCTCAATACCGTCTTCAACCTGCATTTTCCGGAACAATGCAATTGCCTCATCCGACAGTTTCAACCGAGCATAACCACCGATCATCGTAGTCCACGAGACCACATTCCTCTCGGGCATTCTATCAAACAGCACACGCGCGTTGTCCAAATCCCCAACCTTCGCATAACCTGCAATCATCACATTCCACAGAACGACATCTCTATGAATAATTCCATCAAACAGTTGTCGGGCATCGTCTATCCCTCCGCAATTACAGTACGTATGGATCAAACCAGTGGAGATATGTATATCCGATCCCAACCCAATTCGAATAACTTGGCTATGAACCTCTCTGCCCAATTCAAGCATACCCAAATGCGCAATAGCCTTCAACACGAAGGGAAAAGAGTAAGTATCCGGGCGCAAGCCCACGACTTGGATCGAGTTAAAGATGAAAATGGCATCTTTGGATGAACCATTTTGTGAGAGGCCGCGAATCATGGTGTTGTGCAAATACGTATCGGGGTCTTCTTGGTGCTTGAAGATGGAGAAGGCGTAGTCGACGAAACCGAGAAGGGAGGCGCCATGGACGAGCTTGCCGAGGAGGAGGTTGTCCCTGTCTAGGCCGCGGGGGAGGATGTGGCCATGGATTTGGGCGAGGTGCGGGAGGGTGGAGGAGCGGCTcaggagggagaggaggtggTGGAGAGGTATGGGGGAATGGGTAGGGTTCTTCTTCGCGGGAGAGGGAGGTGGGAGAGGCGAGAAGGAGAGGGAACGAAGAGGGAGGTGGTGTCGAAGACGCATCGGATTGCGCCGAGCATTTTATTATCGCGCAAGCGACGTCGAGCTCGGAGCCTCGGACTAGACAAGTGGAGAACCTTCGCATGCAGCATGGAAACTTTTGGAAGCTCCAACACATTTTCGAGGGCGAGGACGTAGGGATATACCATATACCGATATACGTATGTAGCTAAAACTTTAGTAgatgtaatttataattttcattatattttggtatttttgcattaaaataatttaactgattttgctttttttttttttttttttttttaacgcggtgcatttttagattttatacaTTAAGGCTAGATTTTCAAAATAtggttctctttctctctttctctcgtcGTATtaacttctctttttcttaaaatatacaatggacaaaaaaaattacatctatttttctaaaaagacAGAAAATTACATTCATAcacaaaagttttaaaatttaataaaataattttttttctaatcttaCAATCCAAATATAATCGTGCAACTGTTATACAAATAGTGTGATATAAATggtacattatatttttttcattttttttattattctttatcatcctttttcttttctcttttttttttttttaatcttcgctcttcttcttttccttgccATCCTGATTATTCTGATCGTATGATTGTCATCACCACCCTCGTTCCGCGCTCCGACGTTAATGGCCTCAACCTCGTGTGGTGGCACAATTATCTCCTACACCACCGCACCATCATTTCTTACAACGCCATATTCAATTgccttggtttttttttattaagtttggtggtggtggtggaggaatagaaaaaaaataaagaaacgaaaaattttaaaaattaaaaaaaatatgttgcataatttaaaaataaaagataaaattttactgtattattatctttatattatactacttacacatatattgcactatctatataaatattatactatttgcgCTGTATAGTTTATATGAAGTTGTAAATTACTTGAGAGTAAATTGAACTCTTATTTTTATTgcaagaaaaaattatatacaattatGCAGGTTAGTTTCTCtttccaataaaaaaataattaataatacaataaaataataaaaaaatacaactcTATTAGAAAGTACAACAGACATTAATtgcttttttattgaaaaaaaaatcgagaGTACCTTTCTCCAATACAAAGAATAATTAATGTATGTCATACTTTTTAATAAGGTTataccttttttattttctatcaccattttttatttcttctttttcagaa
This window encodes:
- the LOC109706302 gene encoding pentatricopeptide repeat-containing protein At5g56310-like, which codes for MRLRHHLPLRSLSFSPLPPPSPAKKNPTHSPIPLHHLLSLLSRSSTLPHLAQIHGHILPRGLDRDNLLLGKLVHGASLLGFVDYAFSIFKHQEDPDTYLHNTMIRGLSQNGSSKDAIFIFNSIQVVGLRPDTYSFPFVLKAIAHLGMLELGREVHSQVIRIGLGSDIHISTGLIHTYCNCGGIDDARQLFDGIIHRDVVLWNVMIAGYAKVGDLDNARVLFDRMPERNVVSWTTMIGGYARLKLSDEAIALFRKMQVEDGIEPDEISLLAVLSACSDLGALDLGEWIHSLINKRGLYKTVPLMNALMDMYAKCGDIARALEVFEKMKNRSVVTWSTMIAGFALNGLGVEALEVFHRMERENVEPNDVTFLAILSACSHIGKTNLGHRYFDCMKSRYRIKPKIEHYGCMVDLLGRAGCLKEAYDLVQNMPFEANEAIWGALLAASRIYGDVGLGEKALVHLIELEPHNSGNYILLSNIYAAQERWDDVRKLRKLMKDRGVKTMPGASSIELDGAVHEFTSRDGSHPCLNRIFEVLCDISRHLRMAGYVPNICGVPFDFE
- the LOC109706301 gene encoding kinesin-like protein KIN-14B isoform X2, which translates into the protein MMEEPMIQLKRFKLTLHRRQALNDYLDLKGNIRVFCRIRPSPTDVNYAYYKPPLFNLDSSNVSLRVADNKSKQYRFDKVFHPHSTQEEVFSEIEPVINSALDGYNVCIFAYGQTGTGKTYTMEGQPDNPGVVPRGIKALLERAAESNYKFLFTFSMLEIYMGNLRDLLAPNSRKRRVQKAPCLSIQMSPEGGVEVENLVVIKVSDFQQVIRLYELGMRFRSTASTMVNSMSSRSHCLIRISLTCFNAHERRRETNKLWMVDLGGSERLLKTQASGRRLQEGKAINLSLSALGDVIAALQSKKSHVPYRNSKLTQVLCDSLGSDSKTLMLVHVSPNEEDLCETICSLGFATRVRSIHLENEESEGERAKRELSMAQMEQKVKQLERECEEVRRNIKKLKDRLKHVRGPMNPTNSSFDDSYQSIEEVQYPDGAISFQSSRNFSEASAGLPRFMRPTICSQHKIGLTHYNAFNTRKKPPIPSKKRPSSVYAESIISPSKGACFSDYNSECSISAVSLNWKESEENGTESSQAGSEYEIKQVIFPEQEKSPRTTLTSDDDECIKELAKVPAKDTRDKKNLGIDELLNLKVTEKTSTYTRRSKRVLAFAFDKENKGREICKADIQLCNQSINLEAPNEKSESNTTEKVSLYGTVEQFGESTEIDHPSKNMVVGKFYNGFDASSSELTEIKNHHKEDYGQATEENELIMECQKEYVEGTNKVEIGSESTKIQAQSPALQEMNSCKEETLNSCQSKEDAEKSCLLSDLPKVDQRETFNGAEVSITRFQEEEHDIGIFEFFMQILQILWVRALFGLGFQSLGLSDDFFDGLMF
- the LOC109706301 gene encoding kinesin-like protein KIN-14B isoform X1 — protein: MRNMDKQYEVAQPSKKSIRSLPNSIQSLVGFKRNLTPSWIESVRQIIKDLRSSNEVASSSIKCTPLEKIQPSVNNDGGTDDSVKKIQDELDSLTSILKQLTLHRRQALNDYLDLKGNIRVFCRIRPSPTDVNYAYYKPPLFNLDSSNVSLRVADNKSKQYRFDKVFHPHSTQEEVFSEIEPVINSALDGYNVCIFAYGQTGTGKTYTMEGQPDNPGVVPRGIKALLERAAESNYKFLFTFSMLEIYMGNLRDLLAPNSRKRRVQKAPCLSIQMSPEGGVEVENLVVIKVSDFQQVIRLYELGMRFRSTASTMVNSMSSRSHCLIRISLTCFNAHERRRETNKLWMVDLGGSERLLKTQASGRRLQEGKAINLSLSALGDVIAALQSKKSHVPYRNSKLTQVLCDSLGSDSKTLMLVHVSPNEEDLCETICSLGFATRVRSIHLENEESEGERAKRELSMAQMEQKVKQLERECEEVRRNIKKLKDRLKHVRGPMNPTNSSFDDSYQSIEEVQYPDGAISFQSSRNFSEASAGLPRFMRPTICSQHKIGLTHYNAFNTRKKPPIPSKKRPSSVYAESIISPSKGACFSDYNSECSISAVSLNWKESEENGTESSQAGSEYEIKQVIFPEQEKSPRTTLTSDDDECIKELAKVPAKDTRDKKNLGIDELLNLKVTEKTSTYTRRSKRVLAFAFDKENKGREICKADIQLCNQSINLEAPNEKSESNTTEKVSLYGTVEQFGESTEIDHPSKNMVVGKFYNGFDASSSELTEIKNHHKEDYGQATEENELIMECQKEYVEGTNKVEIGSESTKIQAQSPALQEMNSCKEETLNSCQSKEDAEKSCLLSDLPKVDQRETFNGAEVSITRFQEEEHDIGIFEFFMQILQILWVRALFGLGFQSLGLSDDFFDGLMF